The following coding sequences are from one Halanaerobiales bacterium window:
- the rplU gene encoding 50S ribosomal protein L21 has translation MYAIIKTGGKQYKVEEGQIVKVEKLPVDEEENVEFNEVMAVSKDDETEFGHPYLEDASVTGKVIEQGKNKKITIFKYKPKSRQRKKMGHRQPYTKVLIESIKA, from the coding sequence ATGTATGCTATTATAAAAACAGGTGGAAAGCAATATAAAGTTGAAGAGGGTCAAATTGTTAAAGTTGAAAAATTACCTGTTGATGAAGAAGAAAATGTTGAATTTAATGAAGTTATGGCTGTCTCAAAAGATGATGAAACAGAATTTGGACACCCATATTTGGAAGATGCAAGTGTCACCGGTAAAGTAATTGAACAGGGAAAGAATAAAAAAATTACAATCTTTAAGTATAAGCCTAAAAGTCGTCAACGTAAGAAAATGGGACATCGTCAGCCATATACGAAAGTTTTAATTGAATCAATTAAGGCTTAG